Proteins found in one Gigantopelta aegis isolate Gae_Host chromosome 12, Gae_host_genome, whole genome shotgun sequence genomic segment:
- the LOC121386243 gene encoding uncharacterized protein LOC121386243, with protein sequence MRIGETAVMFDAPFLDLFHMIPSQQIAGHMTRWGFNAGSDQHTRPRREQFPRKSTTQSRHQESHSRAAAAAQSRPREIIIPIQIEGRSQGCSAVTEIPERCRFASENQNNNGTHGTHPKLNGSRRGVRKDGSDDYVSIGVPTGSGTVVGNSPSACSSRGYSNQKSRDLLSWIDSEQYERECPPRTTSGPRVYDLTEDDHSGVRRRGRGTNQPATSSCADSSRSGDATNHLCPDLAKRVAPFITDTPSYPVYGSLKQRLKVDGRQIDYIRGDGNCFFRALSKEIYGSEEFHDDIRQAVVDLVEKYAGDFKQFLFTETNLDDHIEEMRKASTWASTMEIYAAATLLQRDIFILSPDHTGDLYNWMLFSPRFVYNRTMTYHPCHIAMCHTHGNHYDRITQIEGDCNCGVETPTLAGKTDYVDLTV encoded by the coding sequence ATGAGAATTGGCGAGACAGCCGTCATGTTTGATGCCCCCTTCCTCGACCTGTTCCATATGATCCCCAGTCAGCAGATTGCCGGTCATATGACAAGATGGGGATTTAACGCCGGTAGCGACCAACACACACGTCCGAGGAGAGAACAATTCCCCAGAAAGTCTACCACGCAGAGTCGACACCAAGAGTCACATTCTAGAGCAGCCGCAGCCGCCCAGAGTCGACCTAGAGAGATTATCATTCCAATTCAGATTGAAGGAAGGTCTCAAGGGTGTAGTGCAGTAACGGAGATTCCTGAACGCTGTCGTTTTGCAAGTGAAAATCAGAACAATAATGGGACACACGGAACTCATCCTAAATTGAATGGGAGCAGAAGAGGCGTGCGAAAAGACGGGTCGGACGATTATGTTAGCATTGGAGTTCCAACGGGAAGCGGTACTGTAGTTGGGAACTCGCCCAGCGCCTGTTCGTCGCGTGGATATTCAAATCAAAAGTCGAGGGACTTACTATCGTGGATTGATTCCGAGCAGTACGAGCGTGAATGCCCACCACGGACTACAAGTGGCCCCAGAGTGTACGATCTGACTGAAGACGACCATTCAGGTGTCCGGCGTCGTGGCAGAGGAACAAACCAACCAGCCACCTCATCCTGTGCGGACAGCAGCCGATCAGGTGACGCCACGAACCACCTCTGTCCGGATTTAGCCAAACGTGTGGCTCCGTTCATAACCGACACGCCCAGCTACCCCGTGTACGGCAGTCTCAAACAGAGGCTGAAGGTGGACGGGCGGCAGATCGATTACATACGTGGGGACGGGAACTGTTTCTTCAGGGCCCTCAGTAAAGAGATCTACGGATCTGAAGAATTCCACGACGACATTCGGCAGGCGGTCGTTGACCTGGTGGAAAAGTACGCCGGTGACTTCAAACAGTTTCTCTTCACCGAAACGAATCTAGACGACCACATAGAGGAGATGAGAAAGGCGTCCACGTGGGCGTCAACGATGGAGATCTACGCGGCGGCGACGTTGTTGCAGCGCGACATATTCATTTTGTCTCCGGATCACACAGGGGATTTGTATAACTGGATGCTGTTTTCTCCCAGATTCGTCTACAATCGCACGATGACGTACCACCCGTGCCACATCGCCATGTGTCACACACACGGCAACCACTACGACCGCATCACGCAGATCGAGGGCGACTGCAACTGCGGCGTAGAGACGCCCACCCTGGCAGGCAAAACAGATTATGTTGATCTTACTGTGTGA
- the LOC121386642 gene encoding integrator complex subunit 10-like codes for MRARGYSKTDHYSAKAWLITARSLYPRCFLIQFESYQLEKSAKNVKDAAKLLEDMLKNFPNESYLWAEVHTILATLQADGVEPKTSFLTEIFAAIPTHIQCRMLLNVAEKIVDVLERCRLLLLAMKKFPDLVSEHGLKLVEMLSVEEKKAAMMSPVNCYRKLLVCDTLPLILEKGRHLDMKPCQLYTWLQRAIEFYVSYITQPASSDTPLSPDLLSPSKSCKKSPAIPGLLARESQIGDPWSGLFRLLQLVSSHLGWDIESDLFTKSKDYQWHFLLNVFNHAKQAPSSESSQKQILFMSTVVFLQCLNTYISSLDSDTSQGGLRTPVVLVEGFTSESDEVIAQPKPKRLRSEPVLPQIQPSPSIGNSGNIIENFLTAMKCFELLHSSEELRREFIGLCQNWRVEMWSWMSHFQTDMFIYQGAFQDAVGQLQNFITGAQGKTQVRVSLQLASCFYCLRKFSKACELLLDVLTSLPDGGGTSETAGQRSQGTSGQGRQLLLMQCTESEVLPYCIQLIITCLKDRIFSAGQCTDMILGHLIILLQFDWPRYEGLFTETVAMIQKQGSFTYNLFFVYIYNLDMLEEFAFLDTKQGGSVKLDILPATAKTIAPQRTVTRGVNKNVREDFKASLEKQLKKTNEPINQMIHTFLKEERTLLLDHLG; via the exons ATGCGAGCTCGTGGATACTCCAAGACCGATCATTATTCTGCAAAGGCTTGGCTTATTACTGCCAGATCGCTGTATCCCAGATGCTTTTTAATtcaa TTTGAGTCTTATCAGTTGGAGAAATCGGCGAAGAACGTCAAAGATGCTGCAAAGTTATTGGAAGACAT GTTAAAGAATTTTCCCAATGAGAGTTACCTGTGGGCAGAGGTACATACAATACTGGCTACCCTGCAGGCAGATGGTGTAGAACCAAAAACAAGTTTCCTTACAG aaatatttGCTGCAATTCCGACACACATCCAGTGTCGAATGCTCCTGAATGTAGCAGAAAAGATTGTcgatgtgttggaaagatgtcGCCTTTTGTTATTGGCCATGAAGAAATTCCCCGACCTCGTCTCGGAACATGGg CTAAAGCTTGTGGAGATGTTGTCTGTGGAGGAGAAAAAGGCAGCCATGATGAGCCCAGTCAACTGTTACAGGAAGCTACTGG tGTGTGACACACTGCCGCTGATTCTTGAGAAGGGGCGACATCTCGATATGAAACCCTGCCAGCTTTACACCTGGCTACAGAGGGCGATCGAATTCTATGTCAGTTACATCACCCAGCCAGCTAGTTCAGATACCCCCCTGTCACCAG ATTTACTATCTCCATCCAAGTCCTGTAAGAAGTCCCCAGCGATTCCAGGTCTCCTGGCACGCGAGAGTCAGATCGGAGATCCCTGGTCCGGCTTGTTTAGACTCCTACAGCTTGTCAGCAGTCACCTGGGCTGGGACATAGAATCAGACCTCTTCACCAAGTCTAA GGACTATCAGTGGCACTTTCTGCTGAATGTGTTCAACCATGCGAAACAGGCTCCATCGTCGGAGAGTTCTCAGAAACAGATTCTCTTCATGTCCACCGTGGTCTTTCTCCAGTGTCTCAACACGTACATCAGCAGTCTTGACTCTGACACATCACAAG GCGGACTGCGTACCCCAGTGGTGTTGGTTGAAGGTTTCACATCAGAGAGTGATGAAGTCATTGCACA ACCGAAGCCGAAACGTCTCCGAAGTGAGCCGGTGTTACCACAGATCCAGCCTTCGCCCAGCATCGGTAACTCGGGCAACATCATTGAGAACTTCCTCACCGCCATGAAGTGTTTCGAACTGCTGCACTCCTCGGAGGAGCTGCGGAGAG aGTTTATTGGTCTGTGTCAGAACTGGCGAGTTGAGATGTGGTCGTGGATGAGTCACTTCCAAACAGACATGTTCATATACCAG GGGGCATTCCAAGACGCAGTGGGACAGTTACAGAATTTCATCACTGGAGCGCAAGGGAAGACACAG GTGCGTGTCTCTCTACAACTGGCGTCTTGTTTCTACTGTCTGAGAAAATTCTCC AAAGCATGTGAACTGTTGCTGGATGTTTTGACATCTCTGCCAGATGGCGGTGGGACATCTGAGACTGCAGGTCAAAGGTCACAGGGGACATCGGGTCAAGGGAGACAACTCCTACTAATGCAGTGTACAGAGAGTGAGGTTCTTCCTTACTGCATTCAGCttattataacatgtttgaAG gatcgAATATTTTCTGCCGGCCAGTGTACAGACATGATCCTCGGTCACCTGATAATCTTACTGCAGTTTGATTGGCCGAGATACGAGGGACTGTTCACCGAGACGGTTGCTATGATACAAAAACAAGGCTCCTTCACATACAACCTGTTCTTCGTCTACATCTACA ATCTTGACATGCTGGAGGAGTTTGCCTTCCTAGACACCAAGCAGGGTGGTTCTGTCAAACTAGACATTCTACCGGCCACAGCGAAAACCATTGCACC ACAACGGACCGTCACAAGAGGTGTTAACAAGAACGTCCGGGAAGACTTCAAAGCCTCACTGGAGAAACAGTTGAAGAAAACAAACGAACCGATTAACCAAATGATTCACACATTCCTCAAGGAGGAGAGAACTCTGCTCCTAGATCATTTAGGATAA